One genomic segment of Sorex araneus isolate mSorAra2 chromosome X, mSorAra2.pri, whole genome shotgun sequence includes these proteins:
- the KCTD21 gene encoding BTB/POZ domain-containing protein KCTD21, which yields MSDPITLNVGGKLYTTSLATLTSFPDSMLGAMFSGKMPTKRDSQGHCFIDRDGKVFRHILNFLRTSHLDLPEDFQEMGLLRREADFYQVQPLIAALQEKAVELSKAEKNAMLNIMLNQRVQTVHFTVREAPQIYSLSSSSMEVFNANIFSTSCLFLKLLGSRLFYCCNGNLSSIASQLHDPNHLTLDWVAHVEGLPEEEYTKQNLKRLWVVPANKQINSFQVFMEEVLKIALSDGFCLDSSYPHALDFMNNKIIRLIRYR from the coding sequence ATGTCCGACCCCATCACCCTGAACGTGGGGGGGAAGCTGTACACCACCTCCCTGGCCACCCTCACCAGCTTCCCCGACTCCATGCTGGGCGCCATGTTCAGCGGGAAGATGCCCACCAAGCGCGACAGCCAGGGCCACTGCTTCATCGACCGGGACGGCAAAGTGTTCCGCCACATCCTCAACTTCCTGCGTACCTCGCACCTGGACCTGCCCGAGGACTTCCAGGAGATGGGGCTGCTGCGGCGCGAGGCTGACTTCTACCAGGTGCAGCCCCTGATCGCCGCCCTGCAGGAGAAGGCGGTGGAGCTGTCCAAGGCGGAGAAGAACGCCATGCTCAACATCATGCTGAACCAGCGCGTGCAGACCGTGCACTTCACGGTGCGCGAGGCCCCGCAGATCTACAGCCTGTCCTCCTCCAGCATGGAGGTCTTCAACGCCAACATCTTCAGCACCTCCTGCCTCTTCCTCAAGCTCCTGGGCTCCAGGCTCTTCTACTGCTGCAACGGCAACCTCTCCTCCATCGCCAGCCAGCTGCACGACCCCAACCACCTGACGCTGGACTGGGTGGCCCACGTGGAGGGGCTCCCCGAGGAGGAGTACACCAAGCAGAACCTCAAGCGGCTCTGGGTGGTGCCGGCCAACAAGCAGATCAACAGCTTCCAGGTGTTCATGGAGGAGGTGCTGAAGATCGCGCTGAGCGACGGCTTCTGCCTCGACTCGTCCTACCCGCATGCGCTGGACTTCATGAACAATAAGATCATCCGCTTGATCCGCTACCGGTAG